A window of the Leucothrix mucor DSM 2157 genome harbors these coding sequences:
- a CDS encoding ABC transporter permease, with translation MTISYVIKRLIYLVFTALLVSLIVFSVTQLLPANAATMILGEYATDESLAILNNKLGLNDPAIVQYLRWLGNVVQGDFGISLRTSQPVGPTILEAFGRSAILAVISLVLVCIIAIPLGVLAAARRGKKTDLGVSLVSYIGVSMPEFVLATLLLVWLASPSVGLFPASGYVPFSEDFWGGLHHIALPVMTLTIVLTAHISRMIRSEMADTLEMDFIRAGRLRGLSKRRVLFRHALRNSMLPAITVIALDVGYLIGGVIVVEEVFAFPGVGRQLILAIQNRDLPMIQAGALIMAASYAIANLLADLAYGALDKRIKY, from the coding sequence ATGACTATTTCTTATGTAATAAAACGACTCATCTATTTAGTGTTTACCGCTTTGTTGGTCTCTCTGATTGTGTTCAGCGTCACGCAGCTTTTGCCAGCTAACGCAGCGACAATGATCCTTGGTGAATATGCCACGGATGAATCTTTGGCTATATTAAACAATAAGCTGGGGCTCAATGACCCAGCGATCGTTCAATACCTGCGTTGGTTGGGGAATGTGGTACAGGGGGATTTTGGTATCTCCCTGCGTACTAGTCAGCCTGTTGGGCCGACGATTCTGGAAGCGTTTGGACGATCAGCCATTTTGGCGGTCATATCACTGGTACTGGTTTGTATTATCGCGATTCCACTGGGTGTTTTAGCCGCGGCTCGTCGCGGTAAAAAAACAGATCTTGGGGTTTCTTTAGTCTCTTACATCGGCGTCAGCATGCCAGAATTTGTGTTGGCGACGTTGTTATTAGTGTGGCTGGCAAGCCCGTCTGTTGGGCTTTTTCCTGCCTCCGGTTATGTCCCTTTCTCAGAAGATTTCTGGGGAGGATTGCATCATATCGCGCTCCCTGTAATGACCTTGACGATTGTATTAACGGCGCATATTAGTCGAATGATTCGCTCTGAAATGGCAGACACGCTGGAGATGGATTTCATTCGGGCGGGTCGCTTACGGGGACTCTCTAAACGACGTGTATTGTTTCGTCATGCGCTTCGCAACTCGATGTTACCAGCCATCACCGTGATCGCCTTGGATGTGGGTTATTTAATAGGTGGCGTCATTGTGGTGGAAGAGGTGTTTGCTTTTCCCGGTGTGGGTCGACAGTTGATATTAGCCATACAAAATCGCGATTTGCCGATGATACAAGCCGGTGCGCTTATCATGGCGGCTTCTTATGCTATCGCCAATTTGCTAGCTGACTTGGCATATGGTGCCCTTGATAAAAGGATTAAATACTGA
- a CDS encoding ABC transporter permease, giving the protein MLFLIKTLRALMRSPQGAVGTVLVFLLLLISVFGPLLAPQDPESFNFGARFEPPSAEFLFGTDWFGRDLFSRVLVGARSTVLLAILATFIGTASGALIGIFSGFVGGWVDELIMRTIDAIMAIPGLLLALMILTVLGSSSLNAVIAIGIAFAPGMARISRSTTLAVRELDYVSAARARGEGKLWIIFAEILPNMVAPVIVEATIRVAFAIMTLATLSFLGLGAQPPSPEWGLMIADAREHMFRSPWPILAPGISIALVAIAFNLLGDGLRDVLNPHSQE; this is encoded by the coding sequence ATGCTCTTTTTAATAAAAACACTTCGCGCGTTAATGCGTAGCCCACAAGGTGCGGTGGGTACGGTACTGGTTTTCTTGTTATTGTTGATCTCTGTATTTGGCCCATTGCTCGCGCCACAAGACCCTGAAAGCTTTAACTTTGGCGCTCGCTTTGAGCCACCATCGGCTGAGTTTCTGTTTGGTACCGACTGGTTTGGACGTGATTTGTTCAGCCGGGTTTTAGTCGGTGCTCGCTCTACGGTTCTGCTGGCGATACTAGCAACGTTTATAGGGACTGCGTCTGGTGCCTTGATCGGTATTTTTTCTGGCTTTGTTGGCGGATGGGTTGATGAACTTATCATGCGAACCATTGATGCCATCATGGCGATTCCCGGTTTACTACTGGCACTGATGATATTAACGGTGCTTGGCTCATCAAGCCTGAATGCTGTGATTGCCATTGGTATTGCGTTTGCGCCGGGTATGGCACGGATTTCACGCTCCACCACATTAGCCGTGCGTGAGCTTGATTATGTCTCTGCAGCACGTGCTCGTGGGGAAGGTAAATTGTGGATCATTTTTGCAGAAATTTTGCCGAACATGGTAGCCCCCGTCATCGTTGAAGCGACCATTCGTGTGGCCTTTGCCATTATGACACTGGCAACTTTGTCTTTCTTAGGATTAGGCGCTCAACCACCTTCTCCTGAGTGGGGCTTAATGATTGCTGATGCGCGCGAACACATGTTCCGTAGCCCTTGGCCAATTCTCGCTCCCGGTATTTCCATCGCACTGGTGGCCATTGCATTCAATCTTCTTGGGGATGGTTTGCGTGATGTGTTGAACCCTCATTCACAGGAATAA
- a CDS encoding ABC transporter ATP-binding protein — MTQTMVLDIKDYSLTYQTQSGPIRILENINLQIAKGEVLGLVGESGSAKSSLAYSVMRDLPGQVESETGTMWLKGEDLRAMNEEELMQRRGKQISMVFQNAATALDPTQSLGDHVVETLQAHQTVSKQDALKRVYELFELVGLPDPSLMAQKYPHEVSGGEKQRVVLAMAISSDPDLILFDEPTSALDATTAVNMLDLFAEMQKKIGVAGLFISHDLGVVADVADRVAVIYGGRIVEVATVEDLFANPRHPYTQLLLASLPRPSDIRNKRGLRIDEGTPPPRRGEVPSCNFSHRCPKYDSAICDQSRVLLEVQGDRKLACVRPDVVIEDTLVNASDILPAATDVVIEVKNLTVKLGRTSLLDQLLKKAPTQVHAVNNIDLKIHRGETVSLVGESGCGKSSLARALVGLNPFEGELRLNGRDIKTLDAAYRADVQIIFQNPDSSLNPRHTLETILSRAIKLYRPEIASGQRSEAIQKLLEQVRLPAHYRKRYPHQLSGGEKQRVAIARAIAADPKVIICDEITSGLDAAVQAAIVTLLRQIQQETGVALLFITHDLAILRHIAHRTAVMYLGEIIETRSIAGLDHAPYHPYTEALLSSASSPDPNTETRQVRLKGSLPVRTALLSGCGFESRCPRRIGDICHQQPPPMRSIAEVSHLLKCHHEIADLEQIEPVWKFT; from the coding sequence ATGACGCAGACAATGGTATTAGACATAAAAGATTATAGTCTGACTTATCAAACGCAGTCAGGTCCGATACGTATCCTTGAAAACATCAACCTCCAAATTGCCAAAGGTGAAGTGTTGGGGCTGGTTGGTGAGAGTGGCTCTGCTAAGTCTTCCCTTGCGTATTCTGTGATGCGTGATTTACCGGGACAGGTAGAGTCAGAAACAGGCACTATGTGGTTAAAAGGTGAAGACCTAAGGGCCATGAATGAAGAGGAGCTAATGCAGCGCCGTGGAAAGCAGATCTCCATGGTTTTCCAAAATGCCGCAACAGCATTGGACCCGACTCAATCGCTGGGTGATCATGTCGTGGAGACGCTGCAGGCGCATCAAACAGTCAGTAAACAGGATGCACTTAAACGCGTGTATGAGTTATTTGAGCTTGTTGGTTTGCCTGATCCTAGCTTGATGGCGCAAAAGTATCCGCATGAAGTATCTGGTGGTGAAAAACAGCGCGTTGTTTTAGCCATGGCTATTTCTTCCGACCCGGATTTAATTCTGTTTGATGAGCCAACCTCAGCACTAGACGCCACAACAGCTGTGAACATGTTGGATTTGTTTGCTGAAATGCAGAAAAAAATCGGCGTTGCCGGGCTGTTTATCAGCCATGACTTAGGCGTTGTTGCTGATGTTGCAGACCGTGTTGCTGTGATTTATGGTGGCAGAATTGTAGAAGTGGCGACAGTAGAGGATTTATTTGCTAATCCACGGCATCCTTATACTCAATTGTTGTTGGCCAGCCTACCCAGACCTTCAGATATTAGAAATAAACGGGGTCTTAGGATTGACGAAGGCACACCACCCCCACGACGTGGCGAGGTTCCTAGTTGTAATTTCTCTCATCGTTGTCCTAAGTATGATTCAGCAATCTGTGATCAATCTCGTGTGCTTTTAGAGGTACAAGGAGATCGTAAACTGGCTTGTGTCAGACCCGATGTTGTCATTGAAGATACACTAGTGAATGCATCGGATATTTTACCGGCGGCAACAGACGTTGTTATAGAAGTAAAAAACCTAACAGTGAAGTTAGGTCGGACCTCACTTTTAGATCAATTACTCAAAAAAGCGCCTACGCAGGTTCATGCTGTTAATAACATCGACCTCAAAATTCACCGTGGCGAAACGGTCAGTTTGGTTGGAGAGAGTGGCTGTGGTAAATCAAGCCTAGCCCGTGCGCTGGTTGGGCTAAACCCATTTGAAGGTGAGTTACGTTTGAATGGACGAGATATCAAAACCTTGGATGCGGCTTATCGTGCCGATGTTCAAATCATTTTCCAGAACCCTGATAGCTCGTTGAACCCCAGGCACACACTAGAAACTATCTTGTCACGGGCGATTAAGCTTTACCGCCCTGAGATTGCTAGTGGACAACGGAGTGAAGCGATTCAAAAACTGCTTGAGCAAGTGCGTTTACCTGCACACTACCGTAAGCGTTACCCGCATCAATTATCGGGTGGTGAGAAGCAGCGAGTTGCCATAGCTCGTGCGATTGCCGCAGACCCTAAAGTCATTATTTGTGATGAAATCACCTCTGGGCTTGATGCGGCGGTGCAGGCCGCGATCGTCACTCTATTGCGTCAAATTCAGCAAGAGACGGGTGTCGCGTTACTGTTCATTACCCATGATCTTGCGATCTTACGTCATATTGCTCATCGAACGGCGGTTATGTATTTAGGCGAAATCATAGAAACGCGTTCAATCGCGGGACTTGATCATGCGCCTTATCATCCCTACACAGAAGCGCTTTTGTCTTCTGCCAGTAGCCCTGATCCAAATACCGAAACACGCCAAGTGCGGCTTAAAGGCAGTTTGCCAGTACGAACCGCGTTGTTATCTGGATGTGGTTTTGAAAGCCGTTGCCCTAGACGCATTGGCGATATTTGCCATCAGCAACCGCCTCCAATGAGGTCGATTGCTGAAGTATCCCACCTTTTGAAGTGTCATCATGAAATTGCTGACCTCGAACAAATTGAACCGGTTTGGAAATTTACATGA
- a CDS encoding M20 family metallopeptidase, with translation MNGTDIFDYIDVDSCLNLLSSMVQHKSYTETEGERLLAGVMHERMTQLGMSSELQPVVDDRVNAIGRLKGTGGGASLLFNGHLDTNPATEGWTVDPWSGLIDDEFIYGIGVSNMKAGDAAYFCAVETILKAGIKLKGDVVLSFVVGELQAGIGTVRAIEQGLRADYFINSEPTDLQALTMHAGSMMFDIELVGDTRHLSKREEACDALAAATVLAQRINRLVFSGATTPDQIAVNRGHVGSMRAGLGREYHEWRPPQVADQAKLKGSCRYAPGQTIESVTNDLELLLEALKLEYPKLQTSLRVGGPTPNALRMPPFEVDRDSRIVKVLNSAFESVMGYAQPTGPIAPAAFFGTDAAHLAAAGMEGVVCGPGGEFNTMPDERVRKQQFLNCVRIYILCIIEICGVSE, from the coding sequence ATGAATGGAACTGATATCTTCGATTATATCGACGTCGATTCCTGCTTAAATTTACTTTCCTCTATGGTGCAGCATAAGAGTTATACAGAAACCGAAGGCGAGCGATTATTGGCAGGCGTGATGCACGAGCGCATGACCCAACTGGGTATGAGCAGTGAATTACAACCCGTTGTGGACGATCGGGTGAATGCGATTGGACGCCTTAAAGGCACTGGTGGTGGGGCTAGCCTTTTATTTAACGGACACCTTGATACAAACCCAGCGACAGAGGGTTGGACGGTAGACCCGTGGTCCGGTCTGATCGACGACGAATTCATTTATGGTATTGGCGTTTCTAACATGAAGGCAGGCGATGCCGCTTATTTCTGCGCCGTTGAAACCATTCTTAAAGCAGGTATTAAGCTAAAAGGCGATGTGGTTCTTAGTTTTGTTGTTGGCGAGCTTCAGGCTGGTATAGGAACGGTTCGGGCCATCGAACAAGGGCTTCGCGCAGATTACTTTATTAATAGTGAGCCAACTGACTTGCAAGCACTCACTATGCATGCAGGCTCAATGATGTTTGATATTGAGCTAGTGGGCGATACTCGTCATTTGTCTAAACGAGAAGAGGCGTGTGATGCCTTAGCAGCGGCAACGGTACTTGCTCAACGGATTAACAGGCTGGTTTTTTCGGGTGCAACAACACCGGATCAGATTGCTGTAAACCGAGGCCATGTCGGCTCAATGCGTGCAGGATTGGGACGTGAGTATCACGAATGGCGACCACCGCAAGTAGCGGATCAAGCTAAACTTAAAGGCTCATGTCGCTATGCCCCAGGTCAAACCATTGAGAGCGTTACGAATGACTTAGAATTGTTGTTGGAAGCGCTTAAGCTGGAATACCCAAAACTTCAAACATCGCTTCGAGTGGGTGGTCCAACCCCGAATGCTTTGCGAATGCCACCGTTTGAGGTAGATCGTGACTCACGCATTGTGAAGGTTCTGAACTCTGCATTTGAATCGGTGATGGGCTACGCTCAACCGACAGGCCCTATAGCTCCTGCTGCGTTTTTTGGTACGGACGCTGCGCATCTTGCCGCCGCTGGCATGGAAGGTGTTGTCTGTGGACCCGGTGGGGAATTTAATACCATGCCTGACGAACGTGTGCGTAAGCAACAGTTCTTGAATTGCGTGCGGATTTACATCCTATGCATCATTGAGATTTGTGGCGTTAGTGAGTAA